The genome window CCAGCCAGCCCTCCCCCTGACCGCAGCGGGCTTGATGCCCTACTGAGAAATCGCCCCTTCCTCGCCTTGTGGACGGGCCAGTTATTGGCCCAAGTGGCGGATAAAATTTTTTACGTATTGCTGATTATTCTGCTGAAAACAGGCGACTACCGACCCTGGCCTGTTTCTTGGCAACATTCGGAAAATTCTATGCTGTCAGCGGTGATGATTGCCTACACCGTGCCGGCGATCGTCTTTGGTTCCGCAGCGGGTATCGTCGTAGACCGCTTTTGTAAAAAGCAAATGCTGATTGCCTGCAACGTGATTCGAGCCGCGTTGATTGTAGCTTTGCCGTTTTTGCCCAAAGCTTTTGTGGTTTTATTGACGATGACGTTTTTAATCTCTACTGTAACGCAATTTTTTGCTCCGGCAGAGCAGGCTGCAATCCCCCTGGCCGTGGGGCGAGAGGGACTGATGTCGGCAAATGCGCTGTTCGCCTCGTCCACAATGGGCGGGATTATTGTCGGGATGACGATCGGCGAACCGCTGTTTAGTTGGGTAAAACACAGCTTCGGAGCCGATTCTCAAGAGTTTTTGCTGGGCGGGTTGTACCTGATATCAGCAGGTTTGATCTATACCATGCGGATCAAAGAAAGTCGTGCCGGCGGCAGCGGCAAAAACGTCCATCCTTGGCAAGATCTCAAAGAAGGTTTGCGCTACTTGAAACACAATCACCTTGTCAGCAACGCGATGGTGCAGTTGACCATTTTGTATTCCGTGTTTGCGGCGCTTCAGGTGCTGGCGATCGCGCTTTCAGGCAAAATAGGTCTCAAAGAAACTCAATTTGGCTTTTTGCTCGCTGCTGCGGGAGTCGGAATGGTCTTCGGCGCAGCCTTTTTGGGACACTGGGGTCATCGAATGCACCACAAACCTCTGCCTTTAATCGGTTTCTTGATGATGGGTTTTGTATTGGCAATGTTTGCCTTTACTCGACAGTTATGGGTGGGATTCGGATTGAGCGCTCTGTTCGGTTTTGGTGCTTCCTTAATTAACGGGCCG of Oscillatoria nigro-viridis PCC 7112 contains these proteins:
- a CDS encoding MFS transporter gives rise to the protein MHPASPPPDRSGLDALLRNRPFLALWTGQLLAQVADKIFYVLLIILLKTGDYRPWPVSWQHSENSMLSAVMIAYTVPAIVFGSAAGIVVDRFCKKQMLIACNVIRAALIVALPFLPKAFVVLLTMTFLISTVTQFFAPAEQAAIPLAVGREGLMSANALFASSTMGGIIVGMTIGEPLFSWVKHSFGADSQEFLLGGLYLISAGLIYTMRIKESRAGGSGKNVHPWQDLKEGLRYLKHNHLVSNAMVQLTILYSVFAALQVLAIALSGKIGLKETQFGFLLAAAGVGMVFGAAFLGHWGHRMHHKPLPLIGFLMMGFVLAMFAFTRQLWVGFGLSALFGFGASLINGPMQALIQEKTPESMRGKVFGLENNAINIALSLPLAITGPLTDAVSKSVGSDDKGLRIVLLSLGFLVSVMGMAAWKNTRKVLQDVL